AACGCCCGTGAAATTGGCCGATCAACCGCTGATTGATACCATCAATAGCGCGATTGAAAGAGGCGAGGTTAAAAACCGGGGCGGACAAAAAATTGAACAGCCAATTGATGGAGGCCTGGTGCGCGAAGATCGCGTCTTTTTATATCCCATTCAGGACGCGATTCCCATTATGTTGATCGATGAAGCCATCTCAATAGAAAAATTCGCGCCTCAATAGTCTTTTCCCCGTTTCTAAAGTATTTTAGAACTTCAGCAAATCCTGCCCATGTGTCAAGCCTTTTTTGAACGGTTTAGACGTTTACCCATGCAACGAGTTCCAAATTTTTTTTTGCAAAATTTATGTAATATCTGGATCGCGCTTGTGTTTGGGTTTTTATCTGGTGCATGTGGTGGTGGAAATGAGACAGCAAAATTAGATGTAACGGCGTTGGATGGCGGGAAAATAAGCTGGCGGACATGGAGCCAAAGAGATTCTGCCCGAATCATCGGGCGCCCCATCTTATTATTTTTTTATACACAGCGATCGGTTTGGTGCCGCGATCTGGCAGCGAGATGTTTTGAAAATTCAGAAATTGCGCGGGCTATTGCGCGTTACACGCTGCCGATATGGGTTGATGCTGATCAACGACCCGACTTGTTTGAGCATTTTGGTCTGGGCGGGGTTCCATCTCTCTCTTTTTTAACGCCCGATGAACGCTGGATAACGGGTAGCACCTATCTCGACCCCGATGATATGATAGATCTGTTGCGGTGGGTGCAAATTTTGTACGATAATCCCGATAGGCTCGTCAGGCTCGAGGAGCAGCGGGCAGAGTTGAAGCGGCGAGCGGAACTCGAAAAAAAGAAAGATCCGCGCCCTCGTATCGAACCCAGTACAGCGCTTTTGCACCGCGTGCGCGATAGTTTGAAATCGGTAGTAAAAAGCGGTTTTGATCCAGGGATCGAAGGTCTTCTCGCGCTTGCAGAAGTGGGTATTGATTCGCCTTTGGTCAATTTTGCACATAGCGCGCGGCGCGATACAGATGGCGTTTATGTGTTGGGGGTATTAACGCATCGCGGGCCTGTGATTGATGCGGAAAAACACATGGCGGTCAATGCTCAATTATTGCGGGCGTTTGCACGGGTAAATTTGTCTCGCAATCTGGCCGATGCGGTGCTGGAACAGTTTGCTGTATCTGGCGATGTTTTGTTGGGAGCCGGGCTGGCTGGCTTTCGAGATCAGGCTGGAAATGTATTGCGGGATACAGAGATTTATTCGGGCTGGAATGCGCTGGCAGTTTCGGGTTTGTGCGCGGCGTTTATCGAGACTCGAGAAACGCGTTTTTTAGATGCTGGGCGGCGAATTTTTGAAGCGGTTAAGACGCGATTTGTACAGGAAGATAGCCTGTTTGCCCACGCGCGATCTTTGAGTGCTCCCCATTTTTTGGTGGATCAGGTTTTAATCATCCGCGCGGCCCTCGATTTGTACGAGGTGCAGAAACGCGAGGCCGATTTGTTATTTGCGCGGGCGCATGCAGATCGGGTGATGACGACTTTTGCCGATTCTTCGGGTGCTTTGAGAGACCGAATGCCCGAGGCCGATGTCGCGCTATTGCCCGCTATTGATCGGTGGTTGCCTTCGGGAAATGGCGTAGCAGCGCAGGTTTTTATGCGGCTTTTTGTACATACGCAGATGCCGCGCTATCGAGATCGGGCCAAAGCGATTTTGACCGCTCTGATTGGGCCCAATATAGATCGCATCGGATATGCCGGCGCACTGAATCGCGCATTGGTTTTATTTGTGCGAGAAAGCGAAAACTAATGGCTAATAATCGGTTGCTCATTATCGGCGCATCGGGCTTTTTGGGGCAGGCGCTTTGCGATGCATCCTGCGATGATTGGGAGCGGGCACCTGCGTCGCGCAGCGGTCAAAAAGGTCATCTCGTCGTGGATTTGACGCGGCCCGATTTGGTACACGAGGTGGTGGCACAGGTGCGCCCCCAGTGGGTGATCAATTCTGCAGCTATGACGAGCGTTGATGTATGTGAGCGAAATCCCGCGCTTGCGCGTGCGATACACGTCGATGGAACGCGCAATCTGGTTCAAGCGTGTGAACGGGTTGGATGTGGTCTGGTGAACTTATCGACCAATTATGTGTTTGATGGAGAGAAAGGGCCTTATGGCGAGGGCGATGAAGCACATCCGGTGAATGCGTATGGACAGACCAAGTTGGAAAGCGAAGTTATTTTGCTGAATGCACTTTGTCCCGGCATTGTGGTGCGAACGGCGGTATTGTACGGTTTTCGCCCGTCTTGTCGGTCCAATTTTGTGACCTGGGCCATTTCATCGCTGGCAAGACGCGAGGCGATTCGCGTGGTGATAGACGAGTGGGCAAATCCTACTTTTGTCGATGAACTCGCCGCATTTATTTTAAAACTGTGCCGCACTGACTTCCGCGGCGTGGTGCATTTTGGTGGGGTGGATTTTTTGACGCGCTTTGAAATGGTCGAGCGGATATGTGCTGTGATGGGGCTTGACTTGTCGCTGGTGTCTTCCATAACGTCCGCAGAATTTGGGCAACTTGCACAGCGCCCGTTGCGAGCGGGGTTGACAACCACACTTGCCAGAGCATTATGTGATATTGTACCTGCCTCTTTTGAGTATAATTTGAGGCAATTAAAGGGCGTTTTTCACAAGATCGCTAATACCTATGTCTGATAATACACTCCGCATTTCTCTGATTACACCCACTTACAACGAGCGCGAGAACATTTCTTTGTTGGTAGAAGAAATATTCGACGTTCTGAAAGACTATCCCGACATTGATCTCGAGTTAATAGTGGTCGATGACAATTCGCCCGATGGCACGGGAGAGGTGGCCGAATCACTTGTGGATCGCTATCCGGTACAGGTGGTTCACCGCGCCGGAAAATTGGGATTGGGCAGTGCCGTGATGGCCGGGTTTGAGCGGGCAGAGCGGGATCTCTTAGGGGTGATGGATGCCGATTTGAGCCACGATCCCATTGTTTTGCCTCAACTCATTTACGGGTTGCGGAATCACGATCTGGCTATTGGTAGCCGATTTGATTCGGAGAGTCACGTCGAACAATGGGCCTGGTATCGCAGGACTATTTCCCAATTGGGAGTATTTCTCGCGCGGCAATTAACCGGTGTGCAAGACCCACTATCGGGCTATTTTTTCTTACATCGGCGCGTTATTAAAGACCTGGTATTGACTTCGCCGGGGTATAAAATTTTGCTGGAGATTCTGGTTAAGGGACATTATAAATCTTTTATTGAAGCGCCCTTTGTGTTTCGCAACCGGCAATACAGCAGTAGTAAGTTGAACTGGACTGAGTACTATTTGTTTCTCAAGCAATTGTTGACATTCTATATTTTTTCAAAAAAGAGCAACGCCGATAATAAATAATTCTTGTATTTTGGCTTGACATAGGAACAATTGGCTTTTATGTTGAGCATTGATTTGTGCATTTTCTTTTGAAACTGGAGGCGTTTATGGCCGTGCAGCACGAACTCAATACCCAGATATCTCTTCCGCTTTCCAAAGCGGTGGAGATCAGTTTTAATAGCGTTAAGATTCGATTTGGCCGGTCTTTGATTACGGTGAGTGGTATTGTGCTTGCTATCGCTTTTTTGATGTCGATTTGGGCGGGCAATTCCATTATTGACGGTTTGATGGCTGCCAGCGATCCCAAGATCAACTTGATCTTGCAACAAAAGGGTGTTGAAATTGATCCCGATAGTGCCGCCGCAATGCAGCAGCGGTCGAAGGATGCATGGCTGGTGGTGTTGTCACTGCTCGTGTGTTTGGTGGGTATTGCCAATGCCATGCTGATGTCTGTTACCGAGCGGTTTCGCGAGATTGGTACCATGAAGTGTATGGGTGCATTGGACGGATTTATTATTAAACTGTTTATTCTCGAATCGACGTTTATGGGTACAGCAGGCACGATTATTGGCGTGATCATTGGGTTTTTGCTGACTGCATTGCTCAATATGTCGAGTTTTGGCACGGTGATTTTCGATCATCTTCCCCTGACTCAGATTCTTGAAGATGGTGGTAAGGCTATTGTTATTGGTTCTGTTTTGTCGCTGATTGGCGGTATTTTGCCGGCCTATCGCGCTGCCAAGATGGAGCCGGTCGATGCGATGTCGTTGGAAGTCTAAATCTGATTGTGAGGTGCTTTATGGCTGCTGAAGAAAAAATAGAGACAAATGGAGAGGCCGAAGAAGCAACGGTTGTACGCACGCAAGATGTGAAGAAGGTGTACATAATGGGCGATGAGCAGATTCACGCACTCAAAGGTGTGGATCTGGAAGTGACACAGGGCGAATATCTGTCCATCATGGGACCTTCTGGTTCGGGAAAGAGTACCCTGTTTAATATGGTGGGGGGATTGGACAAGCCGACCGAGGGCAAGGTTTATATCGACGATGTAGATGTCGCCCAACTCGACGCTTATGAACTCGCGTGGTTGCGCTGTCGAAAGATCGGTTATATTTTTCAATCTTATAATTTGATTCCGGTGATGACAGCGCTTGAGAATGTGACCCTGCCGATGGTGTTTGCCGGCCTGACGAGCGACGAGGCGCGCGACAAGGGCGTGGAATTGTTGACACAGGTGGGTCTGGGCGAGCGCGTGATGCACAAACCTTTTGAGCTTTCAGGTGGGCAGCAACAGCGCGTGGCTGTTGCGCGGGCCTTTGCCAACGACCCTGCGATCATTCTGGCTGACGAGCCTACTGGAAATCTCGATTTGAATACGGGGCGGGAGATTATTGAACTGTTGCGCCAGATGAACGAGGAGTCGGGCGTGACTGTGATTTCAGCGACGCACGATCACAAGATGCTGTCGGTATCCGACCGCGTGGTGTGGGTGCGCGATGGCCGCGTAGATCGCATTATTGACCGCGATGAATTGAAAATTGAGGTGGGCACGATTGACGGTCATGAATAAACTTCTCTCTTGACACTGTTTTAGAATTTGTTATTTTTGGCGCGTCCGATATTTAAGAGTTATTTAAGGAATTTGGTGTGATGAACGCTTTTGCAACCTGCTTCTGGTATTTTTGGCGTCGATTTGACGGCCGATATTATTATTATCGCCGCCCGTCCAAGAGTGTGGTTTGTCCTGCGTTTTAAATGTGATGTAAGTGAATAAAAGTACGAGGTCGTGGGCAAACTGCTCACGACCTTTTTTATTTTTTCAAGGATTTTCCAGTGATTCAACCCGATCTCAAAACTGTCGAGAAGTTGAGCAAAGGCTGTGGTCTCGTTCCCATTTCAAGAGAAATTCTCGCGGATACAGAGACGCCCGTTTCGGCCTATTTGAAAATTCGCGCAAAGTCATCGCATGCGTTTTTGTTTGAAAGCGTGGTGGGCGGCGAGCAGATTGGGCGGTATTCGTTTTTGGGCGTGGATCCGTTTTTGGTTTTTCGTTCGCGCGGAACAAAAATTTCGGTTGAATATGCGACGACGGGTGAGCTTCGACTATTTAATGGGGAGCCTATTGAGGTATTGCGGGGGTTGTTAAGAAAATATCATTCGCAACATATGGAGGGGTTTCCTCGATTTACAGGCGGTGCTGTGGGCTATGTGAGTTACGATGCCGTGCGTTTGATTGAGCGCATTCCCGAGACGGTTGAAGACGATCTCGATCTTGACGATATATTTTTTTCCTTTTACGATTCGGTGCTGGCGTTTGACAATGTGACGCACAAAGTGCATGTGATGGCCAATGTGCATACAGAGGGCGATATAGAGGCGAATTACGAGGATGCAGTCAAACGGATCGATACACTTATTGAGGTACTGGCGCAACCGGTGGATGCGTCTCTGAAACCGGGCATGAGTTCGTGTGTCGTGACTTCAAATACGAGCAAAGAAGCGTATATGGATGTGGTGGCGCGTTGCAGGGAATACATTGTGGCAGGTGATATTTTCCAGGTGGTGCCTTCGCAGCGCTTTGCAATGGATGTGACGGTGGATGCACTGGATATTTATCGGGCGTTGCGGACGGTGAATCCGTCGCCTTATATGTTTCACGTCGATTTGAAAGATCATCAACTCGTGGGCGCGTCGCCCGAGTTGCTCGTCAGGGTAGAGGACGGGGTGGTGCAGGTGCGACCTATTGCGGGTACGCGGTGGCGCGGTAAAACAGAGGCGGAGGATCAGGTGCTGGCACAGGAGTTGCTGGCAGATAAAAAAGAATGCGCCGAGCATATTATGCTGGTGGATTTGGGACGCAATGATGTGGGGCGCGTCTCAAGGTTTGATACGGTGCGCGTGACCGAGCAGATGACGATTGAACGGTATTCGCATGTGATGCATATCGTTTCGAATGTGCGCGGCGAATTGCACGAGGGTGTCGATGCGCTGGACGCGCTTTTTGCCTGTTATCCGGCTGGTACGGTGTCGGGCGCGCCAAAAATTCGAGCGATGGAGATTATCGACGAGATGGAGCCAACGCGCCGCGGGCCTTATGCCGGTGCGGTGGGTTATATCGATTTTGCGGGCAATATGGATACGTGTATTGCCATTCGCACGCTGGTGATTAAGGATGGCAAAGCGTATGTGCAGGCAGGAGGTGGCGTGGTGTTCGATTCCGAGCCGGAATACGAATATCAGGAGACCGTGAACAAAGCTCGGGCACTGTTTCGGGCAGTAGAGATGGCTGAAGGGGGAGAGTTGTTGTGATTCTCGTCATTGATAACTACGATTCTTTTACTTATAACCTCGTTCAATATCTCGGGGAACTGGGTGCGGATCTGGTGGTGCATCGCAATGATCAGATCTCACTTGAAGATATTGCGGATATCGCACCCGAGAAGATCGTTATTTCTCCCGGTCCCTGCACGCCGAATGAAGCGGGGATTTCCGTGGCTTTGGTACAGCATTTTGCGGGGGAAATTCCGATTTTAGGGGTTTGTCTGGGGCATCAGTCCATTGGGCAGGCGTTTGGTGGAAAAATTGTGGGCGCGCCGACAATTATGCACGGGAAGGTGTCGGAGATTCATCATACGGGGAAGTCTATTTTTCAGGGATTACCCGAGCCGTTTATTGCCACGCGCTACCATTCGCTGGTGGTCGAGCGAGAGAGTTTGCCCGATTGTTTGGAAATTACGGCAGAGACCGATGATGACGTGATTATGGGCTTGCGCCATCGAGATATGGCGGTGGATGGCGTGCAGTTTCACCCAGAATCGATTTTGACGGGTGAAGGCAAGAATTTGCTGCAAAATTTTCTCGATGCGTGATTTGTTAGCTGAGGAGATGAGTATGAACATACAAGAGGCGATTGCAAAAGCGATTGAAGGTGCGGATTTGAGCCGGGGTGAGATGACGGATGCGATGGATCAGATTATGTCGGGCGAGGCGACGGATGCGCAGATCGGCGCGTTTTTAATTGCGCTGCGCGTGAAGGGCGAGAGTGTCGATGAGATTGCCGGGGCCGCGTCTGTGATGCGCGAGAAGGCAACGCCTATTGCGACAAAGCACGATGTGATTGTCGATACCTGTGGCACGGGGGGCGATCATTCAGGCACGTTTAATATTTCGACAACGGCGGCATTTGTCGCTGCGGGAGCGGGTTTGTGTGTGGCCAAACACGGCAATCGCGCGGCGACGAGTCAGTGTGGTAGCGCGGATGTGCTGGGTGCATTGGGTGTGAATATTGAGGCATCGCCCGAGACGGTGAGCAGGTGTCTGGACGA
This DNA window, taken from Gemmatimonadota bacterium, encodes the following:
- a CDS encoding aminodeoxychorismate/anthranilate synthase component II, giving the protein MILVIDNYDSFTYNLVQYLGELGADLVVHRNDQISLEDIADIAPEKIVISPGPCTPNEAGISVALVQHFAGEIPILGVCLGHQSIGQAFGGKIVGAPTIMHGKVSEIHHTGKSIFQGLPEPFIATRYHSLVVERESLPDCLEITAETDDDVIMGLRHRDMAVDGVQFHPESILTGEGKNLLQNFLDA
- a CDS encoding FtsX-like permease family protein; protein product: MAVQHELNTQISLPLSKAVEISFNSVKIRFGRSLITVSGIVLAIAFLMSIWAGNSIIDGLMAASDPKINLILQQKGVEIDPDSAAAMQQRSKDAWLVVLSLLVCLVGIANAMLMSVTERFREIGTMKCMGALDGFIIKLFILESTFMGTAGTIIGVIIGFLLTALLNMSSFGTVIFDHLPLTQILEDGGKAIVIGSVLSLIGGILPAYRAAKMEPVDAMSLEV
- a CDS encoding ABC transporter ATP-binding protein; translated protein: MAAEEKIETNGEAEEATVVRTQDVKKVYIMGDEQIHALKGVDLEVTQGEYLSIMGPSGSGKSTLFNMVGGLDKPTEGKVYIDDVDVAQLDAYELAWLRCRKIGYIFQSYNLIPVMTALENVTLPMVFAGLTSDEARDKGVELLTQVGLGERVMHKPFELSGGQQQRVAVARAFANDPAIILADEPTGNLDLNTGREIIELLRQMNEESGVTVISATHDHKMLSVSDRVVWVRDGRVDRIIDRDELKIEVGTIDGHE
- a CDS encoding polyprenol monophosphomannose synthase; the protein is MSDNTLRISLITPTYNERENISLLVEEIFDVLKDYPDIDLELIVVDDNSPDGTGEVAESLVDRYPVQVVHRAGKLGLGSAVMAGFERAERDLLGVMDADLSHDPIVLPQLIYGLRNHDLAIGSRFDSESHVEQWAWYRRTISQLGVFLARQLTGVQDPLSGYFFLHRRVIKDLVLTSPGYKILLEILVKGHYKSFIEAPFVFRNRQYSSSKLNWTEYYLFLKQLLTFYIFSKKSNADNK
- a CDS encoding SDR family oxidoreductase; the encoded protein is MANNRLLIIGASGFLGQALCDASCDDWERAPASRSGQKGHLVVDLTRPDLVHEVVAQVRPQWVINSAAMTSVDVCERNPALARAIHVDGTRNLVQACERVGCGLVNLSTNYVFDGEKGPYGEGDEAHPVNAYGQTKLESEVILLNALCPGIVVRTAVLYGFRPSCRSNFVTWAISSLARREAIRVVIDEWANPTFVDELAAFILKLCRTDFRGVVHFGGVDFLTRFEMVERICAVMGLDLSLVSSITSAEFGQLAQRPLRAGLTTTLARALCDIVPASFEYNLRQLKGVFHKIANTYV
- a CDS encoding DUF255 domain-containing protein, whose translation is MQNLCNIWIALVFGFLSGACGGGNETAKLDVTALDGGKISWRTWSQRDSARIIGRPILLFFYTQRSVWCRDLAARCFENSEIARAIARYTLPIWVDADQRPDLFEHFGLGGVPSLSFLTPDERWITGSTYLDPDDMIDLLRWVQILYDNPDRLVRLEEQRAELKRRAELEKKKDPRPRIEPSTALLHRVRDSLKSVVKSGFDPGIEGLLALAEVGIDSPLVNFAHSARRDTDGVYVLGVLTHRGPVIDAEKHMAVNAQLLRAFARVNLSRNLADAVLEQFAVSGDVLLGAGLAGFRDQAGNVLRDTEIYSGWNALAVSGLCAAFIETRETRFLDAGRRIFEAVKTRFVQEDSLFAHARSLSAPHFLVDQVLIIRAALDLYEVQKREADLLFARAHADRVMTTFADSSGALRDRMPEADVALLPAIDRWLPSGNGVAAQVFMRLFVHTQMPRYRDRAKAILTALIGPNIDRIGYAGALNRALVLFVRESEN
- the trpE gene encoding anthranilate synthase component I; its protein translation is MIQPDLKTVEKLSKGCGLVPISREILADTETPVSAYLKIRAKSSHAFLFESVVGGEQIGRYSFLGVDPFLVFRSRGTKISVEYATTGELRLFNGEPIEVLRGLLRKYHSQHMEGFPRFTGGAVGYVSYDAVRLIERIPETVEDDLDLDDIFFSFYDSVLAFDNVTHKVHVMANVHTEGDIEANYEDAVKRIDTLIEVLAQPVDASLKPGMSSCVVTSNTSKEAYMDVVARCREYIVAGDIFQVVPSQRFAMDVTVDALDIYRALRTVNPSPYMFHVDLKDHQLVGASPELLVRVEDGVVQVRPIAGTRWRGKTEAEDQVLAQELLADKKECAEHIMLVDLGRNDVGRVSRFDTVRVTEQMTIERYSHVMHIVSNVRGELHEGVDALDALFACYPAGTVSGAPKIRAMEIIDEMEPTRRGPYAGAVGYIDFAGNMDTCIAIRTLVIKDGKAYVQAGGGVVFDSEPEYEYQETVNKARALFRAVEMAEGGELL